In the Sinomonas cyclohexanicum genome, TCGGGACGGTATCCGCGTTGGCCGCGATCAGTGCGTTGAGGTCAACGCCGAACTGGGCTGCGATGCCGGAGGGGGTATCGCCGGACTCGACGACGACCTCGCGGGGCGCCTCGGCGACTGGCGCCTCCGGAGCCTCCGCGACAGGGACCTCTGCGGCTGGCGCCTCCGCGGGGGCGGCGTCGACCGGCGCGTCGACAGGGGCGGTGTCCACCGAGGCCTCCGCGGGGGCGGCGTCGACGGGCGCCTCGGCCTGTGCCTGCTGCTGGTCGTGCGGGCGGTGGAGCACGTTCTCGACGTTCTTCTTGATGTCATCCAGGAAACCCATGAGAGACCTTTCGTGTCGGCGAGTCCCCGCGGGGAGGACCCGCTGGATGGGGTGACCCCGGCACAGTATCGTGCGTCCGCCGACCACACGGGCATTGGCGGCGTCTCATCCGGTGAACTCTCAGGGACAACACGAGCCCGACCCCCGTGATGCACAGGAGTCGGGCTTCGTGAAAGGTTCAGGCGGTGCCTAGATCACCACTTGTGGCTGCGGCCGCCCTCTTTGCCGTGGCGCGGCTTGCGATCGCCGAATCCGCCGCGGTCGAAGGAACCGCGCCCACCGCGGTCGTCGCGGTCACGCCCGCCGAATCCGCCGCGGTCGAAGGAACCGCGCCCTGCACGGTCGGACGAGCGTGCGCCGAATCCGCCATCGCCACCGCGGTCTGAACGGCCGCCGAACCCGCCGTCGCCGTTACGGCGGAAGCCACGGTCGCTGCGGCCTCCGC is a window encoding:
- a CDS encoding LysM peptidoglycan-binding domain-containing protein is translated as MGFLDDIKKNVENVLHRPHDQQQAQAEAPVDAAPAEASVDTAPVDAPVDAAPAEAPAAEVPVAEAPEAPVAEAPREVVVESGDTPSGIAAQFGVDLNALIAANADTVPNPDLIYPGQVLRLP